From the genome of Flavobacterium sediminis:
AAACTACAATTCCTTTATATGCAGTTTTAAGAACAGGACAAAAAGTTTTGTTTTATAAAGACTCAATGGAAGAACTGAAAGAAATTTCAAGAGAAGATTTATCAAAAAGACTATTTAAAATTTATCAATTTGAAAGTGATGGTAGAATTAAATTTAGACATCATTTGGTGGCAGGCATTGATACAGAATTAAAGAAAGAGAACAAAGAATACTCATCTTTTAATATAGAGGAAAATTCTGTATTTTTAAGATTAACACAAACACAATGGAATTTTGCTATTGACGGAGTTGATTTTGAAATAAAATTAGATGGAAGTATAGAATTTAAACATTAACCAATGATCAAACGAACCCTCTTTTTCGGTAACCCGGCCTATCTCAGTACCAAAAACGAACAATTAGTGGTCAACTATCCCGATGAGGAACAAGCTACTAAAACCGTTCCTATTGAAGACATCGGGGTTATCGTTATGGAAAACCAACAGATTACCGTGACCAACGGACTGCTGGAAAAACTCACCTATAATAATGTGGCACTTATCAATTGTAATCAGCAGCATTTGCCCATCGGCTTACTGATGCCGTTAAACGGTCATAGCGAACAATCGGAACGCTTTCGCACGCAAATCGGAGCTTCCTTGCCTTTAAAAAAGAATTTGTGGCAGCAAACGGTTTCTGCTAAAATACTGAATCAGGCAGGCATTTTACAGGAAAAAGGAATCCCTGTTAAAAACATGCAACATTGGGCAAAAAATGTAACTTCGGGAGATACACAGAACCACGAAGCCCGGGCAGCCGCTTATTACTGGCAAAATTTGTTTCCTATAGAAGGCTTTAACCGCCAGCAAAACGGTATACCTCCCAACAATCTGTTGAATTACGGTTATGCTATTTTAAGAGGAATTACAGCCCGTGCCTTGGTAAGCTCCGGAATGCACCCTACTTTCGGGATCTTCCACCGCAACAAATACAACGCCTATTGCCTGGCAGATGATATTATGGAACCCTACCGTCCGTATGTTGATTGGATCGTAACGGATATCGTGAACCAACAAGGCATACCGGAGCAACTGACCACTGAGTTCAAAAAACAATTATTGGGGATCATTACTATAGATGTAAAACTGGACGGTAAACGAAGTCCGCTGATGGTAGCTATGAGCCGAACGACGAATTCACTTTACGAATGTTTCAGTGGTTCGGCGCGAAAAATTTTATATCCGGAATATGTATGAAGACCGTTTTTCAAGACTTAATCAATACCGTAGTTTGTGGATCTTAGTTTTTTTTGATTTGCCCACAGAGACCAAAAAAGACCGGCAAATTGCAACCCGTTTCCGAAAACATCTTTTAGATGACGGATTTGCCATGTTCCAATTTTCAATTTATATGCGTTTTTGTGCCAGCAAAGAGAATGCCGATGTACATGTCAAACGTTTAAAGAACCATTTGCCGCCACACGGAAAAATAGGTTTTATGCAGGTCACTGACAAACAATTCGGGATGATGGAAATTTTTTACGGCAAAAAATCGGTAGAGCCGGATCAACCCAACCAACAATTAGAGCTATTTTAGAATTAAAAAAGATAAAATCCAAACTACTGACTCCCAGAAAATCAGGCTTCTTTTTTATTTCCAAAAACCACTATAACTCACAACATACCAACACTTTAACAAGGGGTATGCTGTAAATCATAGTAAAATTAGAACTTTTGAAAGCAATTCACAACATGAGAACTTTACATTTGATAGGCGATGGTGCTGTAAATCATAGTAAAATTAGAACTTTTGAAAGCAATTCACAACCCTAAAGCTAATAAAGCACTTTCAGCCATTGCTGTAAATCATAGTAAAATTAGAACTTTTGAAAGCAATTCACAACAAGATCAAATAATTTCTTCTTTAACTCTATGCTGTAAATCATAGTAAAATTAGAACTTTTGAAAGCAATTCACAACAAATACAGTACAGCTTTAAGTAATTCCTTAGCTGTAAATCATAGTAAAATTAGAACTTTTGAAAGCAATTCACAACAGCGGTACTATAATCTATAAAGATTGGACAGCTGTAAATCATAGTAAAATTAGAACTTTTGAAAGCAATTCACAACTGTTTATAATACATCTGTTCAAGTAGGTTAGCTGTAAATCATAGTAAAATTAGAACTTTTGAAAGCAATTCACAACTTTATCAACTAACGTTGAATGTTTCCAAGAGCTGTAAATCATAGTAAAATTAGAACTTTTGAAAGCAATTCACAACTGAAGATGAATTGGAAGAATTATGCGAGAAGCTGTAAATCATAGTAAAATTAGAACTTTTGAAAGCAATTCACAACACACAATCGATTGATTGAAAGACAAAGAATGCTGTAAATCATAGTAAAATTAGAACTTTTGAAAGCAATTCACAACTACAAGTTTAAAAATGCTGTTGGGATGGGAGCTGTAAATCATAGTAAAATTAGAACTTTTGAAAGCAATTCACAACTAGTACAAGGTGCATTCAATGCTGTTATGGGCTGTAAATCATAGTAAAATTAGAACTTTTGAAAGCAATTCACAACGGATTGGTTACCTTATCTTGACAAAGATATGCTGTAAATCATAGTAAAATTAGAACTTTTGAAAGCAATTCACAACATGGTCGGTTATACGCCACAAAACGGTGATGCTGTAAATCATAGTAAAATTAGAACTTTTGAAAGCAATTCACAACAATGCTTTTTGAATAACTTCAACAATATCAGCTGTAAATCATAGTAAAATTAGAACTTTTGAAAGCAATTCACAACAAGAACCTCTATAGGTGTCTGCAAATGTTTGCTGTAAATCATAGTAAAATTAGAACTTTTGAAAGCAATTCACAACCATAATGAACAAATCCGGGATATAATCCCAGCTGTAAATCATAGTAAAATTAGAACTTTTGAAAGCAATTCACAACAGTTGAGGCGCAGTGCCTGCAACTGCCTCTGCTGTAAATCATAGTAAAATTAGAACTTTTGAAAGCAATTCACAACACCGCTTCAAAAGGTTCAGCAATTGGTGTTGCTGTAAATCATAGTAAAATTAGAACTTTTGAAAGCAATTCACAACAGAGATTTTAAAGGTGTTGTAAAAGCATGCGCTGTAAATCATAGTAAAATTAGAACTTTTGAAAGCAATTCACAACTCCGTCGGGTTCGGGCTTTCGTTACCACGTGCTGTAAATCATAGTAAAATTAGAACTTTTGAAAGCAATTCACAACACTGATGGGGATACTGTAAATGTATTAGCTGCTGTAAATCATAGTAAAATTAGAACTTTTGAAAGCAATTCACAACAAGGTTCTTTTAATAGATTTAGACACTCAAGCTGTAAATCATAGTAAAATTAGAACTTTTGAAAGCAATTCACAACTATTACTACTTGATATATATATGCGCATTGGCTGTAAATCATAGTAAAATTAGAACTTTTGAAAGCAATTCACAACCATCAGGAAAATTGGTATGCAGGCGATCTTGCTGTAAATCATAGTAAAATTAGAACTTTTGAAAGCAATTCACAACTATGTCAGGTCATGGTATTGCAGTTGGCGAGCTGTAAATCATAGTAAAATTAGAACTTTTGAAAGCAATTCACAACTATCATCGTAACCGTCATCAGGCTGCATTTGCTGTAAATCATAGTAAAATTAGAACTTTTGAAAGCAATTCACAACAACGTCCTGAGTACTTAGGTGGTGGTAAATGCTGTAAATCATAGTAAAATTAGAACTTTTGAAAGCAATTCACAACTATGTCAGGTCATGGTATTGCAGTTGGCGAGCTGTAAATCATAGTAAAATTAGAACTTTTGAAAGCAATTCACAACCCCTACAGCTATTATTGTGGCACACTAACAGCTGTAAATCATAGTAAAATTAGAACTTTTGAAAGCAATTCATAACTATTCCTGCACCTCTGGCTGAGTAGCAGTAGCTGTAAATCATAGTAAAATTAGAACTTTTGAAAGCAATTCACAACTAGTGCGAATTTGAGTGTTGACCTTTCAGGGCTGTAAATCATAGTAAAATTAGAACTTTTGAAAGCAATTCACAACAATATCAATGCGTTGCCTTTTGCAGCTTTGCTGTAAATCATAGTAAAATTAGAACTTTTGAAAGCAATTCACAACGTGATAGGACTTATGTCCGTAATGCCTAAAGCTGTAAATCATAGTAAAATTAGAACTTTTGAAAGCAATTCACAACTAGTGTGCCACTAAGCAGCGCAGCGTTCCTGCTGTAAATCATAGTAAAATTAGAACTTTTGAAAGCAATTCACAACTGTGTCAGCGACCTATCGTATTGAAAGATAGCTGTAAATCATAGTAAAATTAGAACTTTTGAAAGCAATTCACAACTAGTGCGAATTTGAGTGTTGACCTTTCAGGGCTGTAAATCATAGTAAAATTAGAACTTTTGAAAGCAATTCACAACTACTTTTAACAGGTACGCCAGCACCTAATGCTGTAAATCATAGTAAAATTAGAACTTTTGAAAGCAATTCACAACTCAGATATAACCATTCCCTTACAAGATACAGCTGTAAATCATAGTAAAATTAGAACTTTTGAAAGCAATTCACAACTAGCTTTTGCTATGTTTAGGCACTCAGCTTGCTGTAAATCATAGTAAAATTAGAACTTTTGAAAGCAATTCACAACAGTTGGGTACAGGTTAAAAATTGGATAGACGCTGTAAATCATAGTAAAATTAGAACTTTTGAAAGCAATTCACAACTACTTTGTCCATTATTAAGCATCTTATTTTGCTGTAAATCATAGTAAAATTAGAACTTTTGAAAGCAATTCACAACTGTAAATGGATTCTGAAACTGATCGCGACTGCTGTAAATCATAGTAAAATTAGAACTTTTGAAAGCAATTCACAACGCTTGTCCCTATCATGTGTGCAGATGTTTTGCTGTAAATCATAGTAAAATTAGAACTTTTGAAAGCAATTCACAACTCGCCGTCAACGACGGTACTCATCACTTATGCTGTAAATCATAGTAAAATTAGAACTTTTGAAAGCAATTCACAACCACCGAAGACGGACGAGTTTACGAACTAAGCTGTAAATCATAGTAAAATTAGAACTTTTGAAAGCAATTCACAACCTGGCGACCTTACGAGTGAATCGTATGCTAGCTGTAAATCATAGTAAAATTAGAACTTTTGAAAGCAATTCACAACAACGTCTTAGGAAACGCTTATCTAAGGTTAGCTGTAAATCATAGTAAAATTAGAACTTTTGAAAGCAATTCACAACTCTTTTTCATTTCTTCTAAAAAACGATTTTGCTGTAAATCATAGTAAAATTAGAACTTTTGAAAGCAATTCACAACTATTACCAAGAGTTAAAGTCTATGTTTCCGGCTGTAAATCATAGTAAAATTAGAACTTTTGAAAGCAATTCACAACCACCTACTTACATTCAAAAAATGAGATAGAGCTGTAAATCATAGTAAAATTAGAACTTTTGAAAGCAATTCACAACACAGAGAGTACGCTTAATACACATAAATCTGCTGTAAATCATAGTAAAATTAGAACTTTTGAAAGCAATTCACAACTCTTCCGCTGATCAGACAGGAACCTCTATTGCTGTAAATCATAGTAAAATTAGAACTTTTGAAAGCAATTCACAACTGTGAACAAGCGTTATAGCGCTTGTTGCAAGCTGTAAATCATAGTAAAATTAGAACTTTTGAAAGCAATTCACAACTATTACCAAGAATTAAAGTCTATGTTTCCGGCTGTAAATCATAGTAAAATTAGAACTTTTGAAAGCAATTCACAACTAATACTAAATTAGACGAGTAATGCCATTAGCTGTAAATCATAGTAAAATTAGAACTTTTGAAAGCAATTCACAACAAAGTAATATTGATTGGAATAGCTAATGGGCTGTAAATCATAGTAAAATTAGAACTTTTGAAAGCAATTCACAACAGTTTCTGGAGAGTGGTTAATATTTACCTGGCTGTAAATCATAGTAAAATTAGAACTTTTGAAAGCAATTCACAACTGAAAAACTATTCTTTTTTCAACCAAATCAGCTGTAAATCATAGTAAAATTAGAACTTTTGAAAGCAATTCACAACCAATTAGCAATGGTTCTATAATCAGGATTGGCTGTAAATCATAGTAAAATTAGAACTTTTGAAAGCAATTCACAACTGCTCCATTTGGCGCCGTTAATCCGTCTGTGCTGTAAATCATAGTAAAATTAGAACTTTTGAAAGCAATTCACAACTAGGTGTGGCATTTAGAAAATTTTGATCGGCTGTAAATCATAGTAAAATTAGAACTTTTGAAAGCAATTCACAACAAAAAACAACCTTGCTTAACGCGCCAACTCGCTGTAAATCATAGTAAAATTAGAACTTTTGAAAGCAATTCACAACAGAAAGGTAATGATGTTATGATATCTATTGGCTGTAAATCATAGTAAAATTAGAACTTTTGAAAGCAATTCACAACAAAACTAAACGACCTCATTACCACGTATTGGCTGTAAATCATAGTAAAATTAGAACTTTTGAAAGCAATTCACAACTAGATGTGGCACTAAGCAGCGCAGCGTTCCGCTGTAAATCATAGTAAAATTAGAACTTTTGAAAGCAATTCACAACTGAAAAACTATTCTTTTTTCAACCAAATCAGCTGTAAATCATAGTAAAATTAGAACTTTTGAAAGCAATTCACAACTCAAGGTTAACAGGTTCTAAAGAATATCTGGCTGTAAATCATAGTAAAATTAGAACTTTTGAAAGCAATTCACAACCCATAGGATTAGCAGCTTTTTTTGGAATTAGCTGTAAATCATAGTAAAATTAGAACTTTTGAAAGCAATTCACAACGTATTTTTATCTCTAATTCTTTTATATTGGGCTGTAAATCATAGTAAAATTAGAACTTTTGAAAGCAATTCACAACTACTCGACAAGTCGGAAAAGTTGGAGTACGGCTGTAAATCATAGTAAAATTAGAACTTTTGAAAGCAATTCACAACCCACAGCTATAGCTAATGTTGTTGCGGCCGGCTGTAAATCATAGTAAAATTAGAACTTTTGAAAGCAATTCACAACCTCAACACGATATAGATACTTTGGCGTTAGCTGTAAATCATAGTAAAATTAGAACTTTACGCCAAAATCTGCTTGTTAAAAAGATAAAATGTTCAATTCAATACCAAAAAAACAAAAAATTCCTTTCCCGATCCTACTTTTGAGAGCAAAACTAATCAGCAGCTCTTTTTAAACAATGAGAAAAAAACACCTGAACTATTTTATCAATCTACTCCTCCTTACTATTATAGCAAAAACCTACGGACAGGAAAAAAGGGTCCTCCCGTTAGAAAATACTCCGATTGAAATGTATGTGTTCTCTAACACACCTCAACCGATGTCTAATATCAGTGCTCATTTTATCATTTTACCGGAAGATGTTTCTTTAGAAAACGGATCGCAAACGGATCTAATCAAAAATGAAAAAATAGAATTCGCTACCGACTATAGTTTTTATTACTATCTGAAAATTCCGCAAAACATTCTTCATTCCCATGAAGTTATCCGTTTTTTAGAAACTATTGTAAAAGAAACTTTTGACCGGGACTTTTTCAACAGGAATAAAGTTCATCTATACCTGAAGAATACGAATATTCTTTTTAATTGTAGTGATTTGGACAGCTTAAACACTTACTTTGCCAGTATTTGGGTTTCTAAAACCAATCCTGTCTATAACTGTCATAAAGACTTTATAGCAGATATTGCCAGTACTAATCTGAGAGCTAAAAAAAGAAACAGCACTACTTCCGTTTCCTACGAGACCGTAACAACTAACAAAGCTCAGGAAGTTCAGGAAAATAACGAATTCCTAAATTCTTTGAGTAAATTAAGTCGAAAAGTACAATTCTCTTTTGCAATTGGCTATAATACGATCAATAAAAACTACCAAACAGAATTTGATCAGGAAACATTGATCGATTTCAGCGAACTCAATACCATTTGGACCATTAACGCCGGTTATATGTTCTCAAAAAAATGGGGCAGTTTATTCAATCTGAATTTTCTGAATAAAAAAGAAAGTTCCGATCAGGAATACAAAACCACTTACAACAACATTATTATTTCGGGTAACGGAAGTGGTGCCGGTATGGTCAAATTCGGATTAGGCTTGCGTTTCATTCCTTATAGTCACAAAAGATGGAGTATAACGACTGACCTGACGTATGGTTTACTAACCGCTAAGGCCGGAGGTGGTTCCGGTAACATAACCATTTATAGCGGCGGAACGTATAGTGATATTGAACGAGTAGAAAAGGAAGAAAAAACAAACTACACTGATCTAACTGTCAGCACAAACTACAAATTAGGGAAAGTTGTCTTTCTGTATAGCAGTTTCAACTATTCTTTTTCTAAATTTGATAATGCTATAGGATCTGTAAAAGGTTTTACCGGTTATACTATTTCTTTAGGACTAGGATTCAATTTTTAAAAAATACATCTTATAAAATTAAACTTATACTAATATAAAATTTACAAAGTATAATTTTATACTAAATTTCTTTATTTTAAAATCACTTTCTT
Proteins encoded in this window:
- the cas1 gene encoding type II CRISPR-associated endonuclease Cas1 — translated: MIKRTLFFGNPAYLSTKNEQLVVNYPDEEQATKTVPIEDIGVIVMENQQITVTNGLLEKLTYNNVALINCNQQHLPIGLLMPLNGHSEQSERFRTQIGASLPLKKNLWQQTVSAKILNQAGILQEKGIPVKNMQHWAKNVTSGDTQNHEARAAAYYWQNLFPIEGFNRQQNGIPPNNLLNYGYAILRGITARALVSSGMHPTFGIFHRNKYNAYCLADDIMEPYRPYVDWIVTDIVNQQGIPEQLTTEFKKQLLGIITIDVKLDGKRSPLMVAMSRTTNSLYECFSGSARKILYPEYV
- the cas2 gene encoding CRISPR-associated endonuclease Cas2; its protein translation is MYEDRFSRLNQYRSLWILVFFDLPTETKKDRQIATRFRKHLLDDGFAMFQFSIYMRFCASKENADVHVKRLKNHLPPHGKIGFMQVTDKQFGMMEIFYGKKSVEPDQPNQQLELF
- a CDS encoding phospholipase D-like domain-containing protein, whose product is MRKKHLNYFINLLLLTIIAKTYGQEKRVLPLENTPIEMYVFSNTPQPMSNISAHFIILPEDVSLENGSQTDLIKNEKIEFATDYSFYYYLKIPQNILHSHEVIRFLETIVKETFDRDFFNRNKVHLYLKNTNILFNCSDLDSLNTYFASIWVSKTNPVYNCHKDFIADIASTNLRAKKRNSTTSVSYETVTTNKAQEVQENNEFLNSLSKLSRKVQFSFAIGYNTINKNYQTEFDQETLIDFSELNTIWTINAGYMFSKKWGSLFNLNFLNKKESSDQEYKTTYNNIIISGNGSGAGMVKFGLGLRFIPYSHKRWSITTDLTYGLLTAKAGGGSGNITIYSGGTYSDIERVEKEEKTNYTDLTVSTNYKLGKVVFLYSSFNYSFSKFDNAIGSVKGFTGYTISLGLGFNF